Part of the Alphaproteobacteria bacterium genome is shown below.
TTTTATTTATTTTTATTTGATGTAGATTTTTTATCATCTTTAAGCAATTCATTAAGAAAGCTGGTTATCATAGATTCAAAAACAGACATAGGATTAGAAGATTGATGTATCGATTCAGTTTCTGTCCAACGAATAGAATTTTTATGGTAAAAAATTGTACATGTAATAATGCTTGCAATAAGAGTTATAACAAATATTCCCGCAGCCATTATAAACATAACTTCATAATTTATGAATCCTTGATCGATCAAAAAGAAATAAAGCCCTATTAACCCTGTTGCGACGAATGTTAAGCCACCAATAATAACAATAATGCTAAGTGTCATAACACGAAGGAAAAGATTACGCAAATAGGGTATTAGGGATGATTTTTTAAAAAGTAATTGTCCTAATACCCATAGAATTGCAAATCCTTTCAACCTGAAATATTGGTTGATTTTCATTTTTTTAACGCTTTAATAAGAACCCTAAAATAAGACCACCCAGCGCTGCTATACCTATAGCTTCAAAGGGATGCGTTGTAATTTTATCTTTGGCTTTATCTTTTAATTCTGCCGCTTGTTCAGATTTATCATGGATAAAATTTTTAACTTGGCGTCCAGCTTTTTGTGCTAAATCGCGAAGTTCTTCTCCATCGATTGTATCATTATTATAATTATTACGATTATTAGTATCATCGCCTTTAGTGTTCGAAGAAGTGGATGAAAAAATTGACATAATTGTCTCCTGTATTTTATACTAATTATTTGTTGTGTTGTAAAAGTTTTAATTGACTAAAATTAATTAAGGAAAGATTGATTGTGACGTTTTTCAAAATTTTCTACTTGACTTACAGCTTCTTCCTTTTTAACGCCATAGGTTTTTTGAATATAGCCACATAATTTCTCTCTGCTTCCTTCAATTTGGTCTATTTGATCATCGGTTAATTCACCCCATTGACGTTTAATTTCACCTTTGAATATTTTCCAATTACCGCTAACCTTATCGCCTAAACTAGGCTTATCTTGACCATCTTGATTAAGGTTTTTCTCTTCATAATCGGAATTTGGGTTAGCCGAATATTTATCCATTGTACTCTCCTTTAACATAAAAATTTATCTATACATTAATATGCATTAACATAAATATATTTTTA
Proteins encoded:
- a CDS encoding CsbD family protein, with protein sequence MDKYSANPNSDYEEKNLNQDGQDKPSLGDKVSGNWKIFKGEIKRQWGELTDDQIDQIEGSREKLCGYIQKTYGVKKEEAVSQVENFEKRHNQSFLN